Proteins from one Penaeus monodon isolate SGIC_2016 chromosome 39, NSTDA_Pmon_1, whole genome shotgun sequence genomic window:
- the LOC119597613 gene encoding uncharacterized protein LOC119597613 — protein sequence MATQQQPSRPTQLTRHTVNGFRYQVAVITKGRAVFVQVVEWLYQGRPCIKSHFLSLGKSRADYKRKFNSEQRTLLEKGAPFKEFDISLLYIILQLMCGLADPSNPAWTSPPSGQPLEHLLHKLKLMRNHIAHTNDVQQMSDQELFKKLRKLKCLLSRILRLAGNRCGIHPHIFRDQVWEIKQYFQGLLQKVREPLESSDLNNFPQLQQEIKVFQEALRNKVERDSRQELQGLYPQLWDVTLAQWLYPDLKIQPSLNFTNLVIVEDTSTLSPSQEQKHQPCNISHKNLLQVKQRNGRLPEVIVISGEGGIGKTTLLKHMLEMWVKDPSQIEGLQDASLLLYLQLRGCTISSWNNLLMSLLDNTFQGSGLTTDVFVDLFLAMNIVVLLDGYDEVSKKAKKLITDLLCYPGNMRIVITTRPGCAKELTQIMKNKRQVINVEIRGIRREDRAHFIESTLAALVQDTTRREKLKEKIVTNLKTINLEKGTLDIPLTLTLAVIREVETPGQSSPDIYGDLTALMMDKIRERLARKGIHGVNEEVKQYHEFQKAIALQGLKTREHDLLSETVEKLKAKCESLNLPYKEIFSGFLVSKKSRQGLFITVIWSFPHNQFQEYWAAGYITTQLSTMQLPDLAELQEIPTLTDIETRRKICMKVLPLDEEIVELMVRSNPILQIYADGIEEAKRLSWLSISTESVMLLVDILFNITRILAMSHKDLLGKVATAIINFILYIDQLSLEECDRIFQMVMVSEQHPKIVEVCASILKERDILSIGGNYLPELVPLVDYMKPCSLEIFTEKKEEELRPNQQICALEELAKKDIEISLHIRSIWDTDMSETCLKIFNCQGTLAQLTKFNGSLAASGMEFLPESLRKLKTSSDREGMMALLKRLPLLRKLHDLNFSGSLTKVEIELLPKVLQNLDVTTDGEGLRALARRLPHLKYLYRLEICLLDCPMPDTLLDLPYEGFLKLNLRKVSPPHWLWVCDALQVLLTTRTEKALVVFPPCCDEIFETIEEELIRRETISVRSFISWPTQINVERKKAPKVSRGGYCTVT from the exons ATGGCAACGCAACAGCAACCCTCCAGGCCAACCCAGCTCACAAGGCACACGGTGAATGGCTTCCGGTACCAGGTGGCTGTGATCACAAAGGGGCGTGCAGTGTTTGTGCAGGTGGTTGAGTGGCTGTACCAAGGAAGGCCATGTATTAAAAGCCATTTCCTTAGTCTGGGAAAGTCGAGAGCAGACTACAAGCGGAAGTTTAACAGTGAACAAAGGACACTTTTAGAAAAGGGTGCCCCGTTTAAGGAATttgatatctctcttctctacatcATTCTTCAACTTATGTGTGGACTGGCTGACCCCAGTAACCCTGCTTGGACTTCTCCCCCTTCGGGTCAACCTTTGGAACATCTGCTTCATAAACTAAAACTGATGAGGAACCACATTGCGCACACAAATGATGTCCAGCAGATGTCGGACCAGGAGCTATTTAAAAAGTTGAGAAAACTCAAATGTTTGTTGTCCAGAATCCTCCGACTAGCTGGGAACCGATGCGGAATACATCCCCACATATTCCGTGATCAGGTTTGGGAAATCAAGCAGTATTTCCAAGGGCTTCTGCAGAAAGTTAGAGAACCTCTAGAAAGTAGTGACCTGAATAACTTCCCACAACTACAGCAAGAAATAAAAGTGTTTCAAGAAGCACTTAGGAACAAAGTAGAAAGAGACAGTCGGCAGGAACTTCAAGGTCTCTACCCACAATTGTGGGACGTGACTCTCGCTCAGTGGCTGTATCCAGATCTGAAAATCCAACCTAGTCTAAATTTCACCAACCTGGTAATCGTGGAAGATACGTCAACTCTATCGCCATCTCAGGAACAAAAGCATCAGCCCTGCAACATTTCCCACAAGAATCTGCTACAGGTTAAGCAGCGAAATGGTCGCCTGCCTGAAGTGATTGTAATATCAGGTGAAGGAGGAATAGGGAAGACCACGCTGCTGAAGCACATGCTGGAGATGTGGGTGAAAGATCCTTCACAAATTGAGGGACTTCAAGACGCTTCACTGTTACTATACTTACAGCTGCGAGGCTGCACAATCAGCAGTTGGAATAACCTACTCATGAGTCTTCTTGATAACACATTTCAGGGATCTGGACTTACTACTGATGTTTTTGTTGATCTGTTCCTTGCAATGAACATTGTTGTTCTGTTGGATGGTTATGATGAGGTGAGCAAAAAGGCAAAGAAACTCATTACTGATCTCTTATGCTACCCAGGAAACATGCGTATTGTGATAACCACAAGACCAGGCTGTGCAAAAGAACTAACTCagataatgaagaataaaaggCAGGTAATTAATGTTGAAATCAGGGGGATACGGCGGGAAGACCGGGCACATTTTATTGAAAGTACTCTGGCTGCACTTGTGCAAGATACAACTCGCAGGGAAAAACTGAAGGAGAAGATTGTCACAAATCTGAAAACCATTAATTTAGAAAAGGGAACACTGGACATTCCTTTAACCCTGACACTGGCAGTCATACGTGAAGTTGAGACACCAGGTCAGAGCTCACCAGACATCTACGGTGATTTGACAGCCCTTATGATGGACAAGATCAGGGAAAGACTGGCAAGAAAAGGCATTCATGGTGTCAATGAAGAAGTAAAGCAATACCATGAGTTCCAGAAGGCGATTGCTCTCCAAGGCCTTAAAACACGTGAACATGACCTGTTGTCAGAGACAGtagaaaaattaaaagcaaagtgTGAGAGTCTAAATTTGCCTTACAAGGAAATATTTTCTGGATTTCTGGTCTCAAAGAAATCCCGACAAGgcctttttatcactgttatttggTCCTTCCCACACAATCAGTTCCAAGAGTACTGGGCTGCTGGCTACATAACCACGCAGCTGTCAACAATGCAATTACCAGATTTGGCAGAGTTACAAGAAATACCAACTTTGACTGACATTGAGACAAGGAGAAAAATTTGTATGAAGGTATTACCACTGGATGAAGAAATTGTAGAACTCATGGTGAGAAGTAATCCTATATTGCAAATTTATGCAGATGGAATTGAGGAAGCAAAACGACTGTCATGGCTTAGTATATCAACAGAGAGTGTAATGTTATTGGTagatattttgtttaatattactCGTATTTTAGCAATGTCACATAAGGACCTACTAGGCAAAGTTGCAACAGctattatcaatttcatcttaTACATTGACCAACTATCACTAGAAGAATGTGACAGAATATTCCAAATGGTAATGGTTTCAGAACAACATCCAAAAATAGTGGAAGTATGTGCCAGTATACTGAAAGAGCGAGACATCCTGAGTATTGGTGGGAATTACCTGCCTGAGCTTGTGCCTCTAGTTGACTACATGAAGCCTTGCTCTCTGGAAATATTtacggaaaagaaagaagaagaactgaGACCGAACCAGCAAATCTGCGCTCTCGAAGAGTTGGCTAAAAAGGACATAGAAATTAGCCTTCACATACGGTCGATTTGGGACACTGACATGTCTGAGACCTGTCTCAAAATATTCAATTGTCAAGGAACTTTGGCCCAACTGACGAAGTTTAACGGCTCTTTGGCGGCGTCAGGCATGGAATTCCTCCCAGAGAGCCTCAGAAAACTGAAAACCTCATCTGACAGGGAAGGGATGATGGCTTTGCTCAAGAGGCTTCCTCTCCTGCGGAAACTTCATGACTTGA ACTTCTCTGGATCCCTGACAAAAGTGGAGATAGAGCTTCTACCAAAAGTTCTTCAAAATCTAGACGTTACAACAGACGGGGAAGGCCTGCGGGCTCTGGCTAGGAGGCTCCCACATCTCAAGTATCTTTATAGGCTAG aAATATGCCTGCTGGATTGTCCCATGCCTGACACACTGCTTGACTTGCCATACGAAGGGTTCTTGAAGCTGAACCTGCGGAAGGTCTCCCCCCCACATTGGCTGTGGGTGTGTGACGCCCTGCAGGTGCTCCTGACCACGCGAACAGAGAAGGCCCTTGTCGTGTTCCCTCCTTGCTGCG ATGAAATTTTCGAGACGATTGAAGAAGAGCTGATCCGACGCGAGACGATCAGCGTCCGGTCCTTCATATCTTGGCCAACGCAGATTAACGTCGAAAGGAAAAAAGCACCAAAAGTATCCAGAGGAG GTTATTGCACTGTGACCTAA